One window from the genome of Buchnera aphidicola (Neophyllaphis podocarpi) encodes:
- the ispE gene encoding 4-(cytidine 5'-diphospho)-2-C-methyl-D-erythritol kinase: protein MKILWPSPSKINLFLYINNKRNDKYHNIQTLFQFLNFGDFIKIKINKTGKICLSRPIKNIINKKNLVLKSANLLKKYAIQKNLLSEKDGATILIKKKIPIGGGMGGGSSNAATTLIVLNFLWKINFSLKYLSYIGLKIGSDVPAFIIGKTSIVKERGNKIYPIKNKKTWYIIINPQIKISTSKIFNRFKIKNQRHNLSINKLMNYPFTNDFEKIIRKKFKVIDKLINFMSNFGSSRLTGTGSCIFTKFDSKKKAIKAIKLIPNNVKSFLAYSTNYSILHKFLKSIKNKKLK, encoded by the coding sequence ATGAAGATATTATGGCCATCTCCTAGTAAAATAAATCTATTTCTATATATTAATAATAAACGCAATGATAAATATCATAATATACAAACATTATTTCAATTTTTAAATTTTGGAGACTTTATTAAAATAAAAATAAATAAAACAGGAAAGATTTGTTTATCTAGACCTATTAAAAATATAATAAATAAAAAAAATTTAGTATTAAAATCAGCTAATCTATTAAAAAAATACGCAATCCAAAAAAATTTATTATCGGAAAAAGATGGAGCTACAATTTTAATTAAAAAAAAAATACCGATAGGAGGAGGTATGGGAGGAGGATCTTCAAATGCAGCTACTACATTAATAGTATTAAATTTTCTATGGAAAATAAATTTTTCTTTAAAATATTTATCTTATATTGGATTAAAAATAGGATCAGATGTACCAGCATTTATCATAGGAAAAACTTCAATAGTTAAAGAAAGAGGAAATAAAATTTATCCAATAAAAAACAAAAAAACATGGTATATTATAATTAATCCACAAATAAAAATTTCTACAAGTAAAATTTTTAATAGATTTAAAATAAAAAATCAAAGACATAATTTATCAATAAATAAATTGATGAATTATCCTTTCACAAATGATTTTGAAAAAATAATTAGAAAAAAATTTAAAGTAATAGATAAATTAATAAATTTTATGTCTAATTTTGGTTCATCAAGATTAACAGGAACAGGGTCTTGTATATTTACTAAATTTGATTCAAAAAAAAAAGCTATTAAAGCTATTAAATTAATTCCAAATAATGTTAAAAGTTTTTTAGCATATAGTACTAATTATTCAATATTACATAAGTTTTTAAAATCAATAAAAAATAAAAAATTAAAATAA
- the prmC gene encoding peptide chain release factor N(5)-glutamine methyltransferase, which yields MKINKFIKYIINKFNILISRLDIELILTLVLRKSRTWIIAFDDIKLSNIQIKLLNYFIFRRCLGEPIAYLLNKKEFWSLSFIVSKDVLIPRPETEIIVEKAISIIKKSYKNYMVLDLGTGCGAIALSIAKERNNCFVLGIDISEKSIIISRKNAIKLKIKNANFIVSNWFSKIKNNVFNLIVSNPPYIDIYERKLICGDLLFEPLAALVSYNKGLLAIENIISQSRQYLFNNGWLIIEHGWNQKIAVQKLFQKYEFENVKTYKDYSKLNRVTVGKK from the coding sequence ATGAAAATTAATAAATTTATAAAATATATTATTAATAAATTTAATATTCTAATATCTAGATTAGATATTGAATTAATTTTAACTTTAGTATTACGTAAATCTCGTACTTGGATTATTGCTTTTGATGATATAAAACTGAGCAATATACAAATAAAACTCTTAAATTATTTTATTTTTAGAAGATGTTTAGGAGAACCTATAGCTTATTTATTAAATAAAAAAGAGTTTTGGTCTTTAAGTTTTATAGTATCTAAAGATGTTTTAATTCCACGTCCAGAAACTGAAATTATAGTAGAAAAAGCTATTAGTATAATAAAAAAATCTTACAAAAATTATATGGTATTAGATTTAGGTACGGGATGTGGTGCTATAGCTTTGTCTATAGCTAAAGAAAGAAATAATTGTTTTGTATTAGGAATTGATATATCTGAAAAATCTATCATTATATCTAGAAAAAATGCAATCAAATTAAAAATTAAAAATGCTAATTTTATTGTTAGTAATTGGTTCAGTAAAATTAAAAATAATGTATTTAATTTAATTGTAAGCAATCCTCCATATATTGATATATATGAAAGAAAATTAATTTGCGGGGATTTGCTATTTGAGCCATTAGCAGCTTTAGTTTCATATAATAAAGGATTATTAGCTATAGAAAATATTATTAGTCAGTCTAGACAATATTTATTTAATAATGGTTGGTTAATTATCGAACATGGTTGGAATCAAAAAATAGCTGTACAAAAATTATTTCAAAAATACGAATTTGAAAATGTTAAAACTTATAAAGATTATAGTAAATTAAATCGAGTAACTGTAGGTAAAAAATAA
- a CDS encoding TerC/Alx family metal homeostasis membrane protein: MNNIGTPILWTSLFIFFFIIVFFDLLLNFKTSKSKISFNFSIFWSIFLFFLFSIFSFLLWFFLNNKFDIFIANNKILNLITGYLIEKFLSIDNLFVWLVIFRHFNIHSLCLQSKLLTYGVLGAIFFRLIVILSGFIILERYDWFFYIFGIFIFYTGIKIFFENENSNQLIKKSIFLNFLKKRLRITNKLKNDHFFITKKGSIFITPFFVSLIMIEFSDIIFALDSIPAVFSITSDSFIIISSNLFAMLGMRSIYLLLSFILIKNKYLKYGVGIILIFISIKILLKNYLFISNFHSFIFVLLILLTTLFLNIFLSSLYKIIKCLF, from the coding sequence TTGAATAATATTGGTACTCCGATTTTATGGACTAGTTTGTTTATATTTTTTTTTATTATAGTTTTTTTTGATTTATTATTAAACTTTAAGACTTCCAAATCAAAAATATCCTTTAATTTTTCAATATTTTGGTCTATTTTTTTATTTTTTTTATTCTCTATTTTTTCTTTCTTATTATGGTTTTTTCTTAATAATAAATTTGATATATTTATAGCTAATAATAAAATATTGAATTTAATTACGGGTTACTTAATTGAAAAATTTTTATCTATAGATAATTTATTTGTTTGGTTAGTTATCTTTAGGCATTTTAATATTCATTCTTTATGCTTGCAAAGCAAGCTATTAACCTATGGTGTTTTAGGTGCTATATTTTTTAGATTAATAGTTATTTTATCTGGATTCATAATATTAGAAAGATATGACTGGTTTTTTTATATATTTGGTATTTTTATTTTTTATACCGGAATTAAAATATTTTTTGAAAATGAAAATAGTAACCAATTAATTAAAAAAAGTATTTTTTTAAATTTTTTAAAAAAAAGATTAAGAATTACAAATAAATTAAAAAATGATCATTTTTTTATTACAAAAAAAGGATCGATATTCATAACTCCGTTTTTTGTTTCATTAATAATGATTGAATTTAGTGATATTATTTTTGCTTTAGATAGTATTCCTGCTGTATTTTCAATTACTAGCGATTCTTTTATTATTATATCATCTAATTTATTTGCTATGCTAGGAATGAGATCTATATATCTTTTATTATCTTTTATACTTATAAAAAATAAATATTTGAAATATGGTGTTGGAATAATTTTAATATTTATAAGCATAAAAATTTTGCTTAAAAATTATTTGTTTATATCTAATTTTCATTCTTTTATATTTGTGTTGTTAATTTTATTAACAACTTTATTTTTAAATATATTTTTATCTAGTCTTTATAAAATAATAAAATGTTTATTTTAA
- a CDS encoding DNA-formamidopyrimidine glycosylase family protein, translating to MPELPEVQSTLLSIYPYLIRKKILFSVVRNSNLRLPISREIYKIKNYIIVDLFRKGKYLIIHLNYGYIIIHLGMSGNLCILPNHQSNIFNNNDHIDLFISNNKILRYNDVRRFGLFVWVYDFSTFKFISNLGPDPFSSKFSAIYFFSILRQKKLL from the coding sequence ATGCCAGAGTTACCTGAAGTTCAATCTACTCTTTTAAGTATATATCCATATTTAATAAGAAAAAAAATTTTATTTTCAGTTGTTAGAAATAGTAATCTAAGATTACCAATATCTAGAGAAATTTATAAAATCAAAAATTATATTATTGTAGATTTATTCAGAAAAGGTAAATATTTAATAATTCATTTAAATTATGGTTATATTATTATCCACTTGGGCATGTCTGGAAATTTATGTATTTTACCAAATCATCAATCTAATATTTTTAATAATAATGATCATATAGATTTATTTATTAGTAATAATAAAATTTTAAGATATAATGATGTTCGTAGATTTGGTTTATTTGTTTGGGTATATGATTTTAGTACCTTTAAATTTATTTCAAATTTAGGTCCAGACCCTTTTAGTAGTAAATTTAGCGCAATATATTTTTTTTCTATCCTAAGGCAAAAAAAACTTTTATAA
- a CDS encoding ribose-phosphate pyrophosphokinase, translated as MSDIKLFAGNAVPDLAECIANRLYTNLSKASVGKFSDGEISVQINENVRGGDIFIIQSTCHPTNDNLMELLVMIDALRRASAGRITAVIPYFGYARQDRRVRSARVPITAKVVADFLSNVGVDRVLTVDLHAEQIQGFFDVPVDNVFGSAVLIEDMLQMNFHNPIIVSPDIGGVVRARAIAKLLYDSDMAIIDKRRPNVNVSQVMHIIGDIENRDCIIVDDIIDTGGTLCKAAEALKIRGARRVFAYATHPIFSGQAIKNLNNIFIDEVVVCDTIPLKKEIKKIKNIRILTLSGMLAEAIRRISNEESLSAMFEINHI; from the coding sequence ATGTCTGATATTAAACTATTTGCAGGTAATGCAGTTCCAGATTTAGCTGAATGTATTGCTAATCGTCTTTATACAAATTTAAGTAAAGCATCTGTAGGTAAATTTAGTGATGGAGAAATAAGTGTACAAATTAATGAAAACGTAAGAGGAGGAGATATATTCATTATACAATCTACTTGTCACCCTACAAATGATAATTTAATGGAATTATTAGTTATGATAGATGCCCTTAGACGAGCATCAGCAGGTAGAATAACAGCAGTAATTCCATATTTTGGGTATGCAAGACAAGATAGAAGAGTTAGATCTGCAAGAGTACCTATTACGGCAAAAGTAGTAGCTGATTTTCTATCTAACGTAGGAGTTGATAGAGTATTAACTGTAGACTTACACGCTGAACAAATACAAGGTTTTTTTGATGTTCCAGTAGATAATGTTTTTGGAAGTGCAGTATTAATAGAAGATATGCTACAAATGAATTTTCATAATCCAATTATTGTATCACCTGATATAGGAGGGGTAGTTAGAGCCAGAGCAATAGCTAAACTACTTTATGATAGCGACATGGCTATAATAGATAAAAGAAGACCCAATGTAAATGTTTCTCAAGTAATGCATATAATAGGAGATATAGAAAACAGAGATTGTATAATTGTTGACGACATAATAGATACAGGAGGTACTTTATGTAAAGCTGCAGAAGCACTAAAAATAAGAGGTGCTAGACGTGTATTTGCTTATGCAACACATCCAATATTTTCTGGACAAGCAATAAAAAATCTGAATAATATTTTTATTGATGAAGTAGTTGTATGTGATACTATACCCCTTAAAAAAGAAATAAAAAAAATAAAAAATATTAGAATATTAACTCTATCTGGAATGTTAGCAGAAGCTATTAGAAGAATTAGTAATGAAGAATCTCTTTCTGCAATGTTTGAAATTAATCATATATGA
- the folC gene encoding bifunctional tetrahydrofolate synthase/dihydrofolate synthase yields the protein MNKFLNIPNANSSLKDWLLYIEQLNIKNIDLSLERVKYIASKLDLLNFTSKIFLVAGTNGKGTTCSILENIFLNSGFSVGLYTSPHLLKYNERIKINGEFLDDLFHIKSFHLIESHRDSIPLTYFEFITLSALLLFKERSLNVIIIEVGLGGRLDATNILNPDISIITNVDIDHVKFLGNNRYKIGLEKAGILRPKKYAIFGDVNITYSIIEIANSLNSKLLQSSLDYIYWKSDLNNWIFWDNQGFIDNLKIINYPLSIISSAIAAIRVSRLPVSKFIIQKSIKEFFLPYRFQTISYKPRIILDVGHNPHAALYISSRLAEIKSKKSKIYLIIGMLKDKDIKNTLFNLMKYVDFFYCSTLHVYRGATAQYLSRYLPNSSIFNSITEALHYAIKQVNFNNDIILVFGSFISVSEAVLALKYISF from the coding sequence ATGAATAAATTTTTAAATATCCCTAATGCTAATTCTTCTCTAAAAGATTGGTTGTTATATATAGAACAACTTAATATTAAAAATATTGATTTAAGCTTAGAAAGAGTTAAATATATAGCATCTAAACTTGATTTATTAAATTTTACTTCAAAAATATTTTTAGTTGCAGGTACTAATGGTAAAGGTACTACATGTTCTATTTTAGAGAATATTTTTTTAAATTCTGGTTTTTCTGTAGGTTTATATACTTCTCCTCATTTATTAAAATATAACGAAAGAATTAAAATTAATGGTGAATTTTTAGATGATTTATTTCATATAAAATCTTTTCATTTAATAGAATCTCATCGTGATTCTATACCATTAACTTATTTTGAATTTATTACTTTGTCTGCTTTGCTTTTATTTAAAGAAAGATCATTAAATGTTATCATTATTGAAGTTGGTTTAGGTGGTAGATTAGATGCTACAAATATTTTAAATCCTGATATATCAATTATAACTAATGTTGACATTGATCATGTAAAATTTTTAGGAAATAATAGATATAAAATTGGTTTAGAAAAGGCTGGAATTTTAAGACCTAAAAAATATGCTATATTTGGAGATGTAAATATTACTTATAGTATCATTGAAATTGCAAATAGTTTGAATAGTAAATTATTACAAAGTAGTTTAGACTATATATATTGGAAATCTGATTTAAATAACTGGATATTTTGGGATAACCAAGGTTTTATAGATAACCTTAAAATTATTAACTATCCATTATCTATAATTTCTTCTGCTATTGCTGCTATTCGTGTTTCTAGACTTCCGGTAAGTAAATTTATAATACAAAAATCTATTAAAGAATTTTTTTTACCTTATAGATTTCAAACTATATCTTACAAACCTAGAATAATTTTAGATGTTGGTCATAATCCTCATGCCGCACTATATATATCTAGTCGTTTAGCTGAAATAAAATCAAAAAAAAGTAAAATATATTTGATTATAGGTATGCTAAAAGATAAAGATATAAAAAACACTTTATTTAATTTAATGAAATATGTGGATTTTTTTTATTGTTCAACTTTACATGTATATAGAGGAGCCACAGCACAATATTTATCACGTTATTTGCCTAATTCTTCTATATTCAATAGTATTACAGAAGCTTTACATTATGCTATTAAACAAGTTAATTTTAATAATGATATTATTTTAGTTTTTGGTTCTTTTATATCTGTTTCTGAAGCTGTATTAGCTCTTAAATATATTTCTTTTTAG
- the accD gene encoding acetyl-CoA carboxylase, carboxyltransferase subunit beta, with product MNWIKNQKRKKINNLYKSNIPKNLWTKCNSCLNFLYYKELKDNLFVCPICNYHMYISARYRLQKFLDVNSYKEIKINDCSEDFLKFKDLKSYKDRLLFARNKTNENDALVVMYGLLYKIPVVATAFDFYFIGGSMGSIVGSHFILAIKKAIKNECALISFVASGGARMQESFISLMQMSRTTLALSKIKDKHIPYISVLTNPTMGGVSASIGVLGDLNIAEPKSLIGFTGPRVIKQVSNKILPKDFQSSEFLIEKGTIDMIINRIDMRYKLACILSKIMNISIINNKNHE from the coding sequence ATGAATTGGATTAAAAATCAGAAAAGAAAAAAAATTAATAATCTATATAAATCTAACATACCTAAAAATTTATGGACTAAATGTAATAGTTGTTTAAATTTTTTATACTATAAAGAACTCAAAGATAATTTATTTGTATGTCCTATATGTAATTATCATATGTATATTTCTGCTCGTTATAGATTACAAAAATTTTTAGATGTTAATTCTTATAAGGAAATAAAAATAAATGATTGTTCTGAAGATTTTTTGAAATTTAAAGATTTGAAATCTTATAAAGATAGACTTTTATTTGCGAGAAATAAAACTAATGAAAATGATGCATTAGTTGTTATGTATGGTTTGCTTTATAAAATTCCTGTTGTTGCTACAGCTTTCGATTTTTATTTTATTGGTGGTTCTATGGGTTCTATAGTAGGATCTCATTTTATATTAGCTATAAAAAAAGCTATAAAAAATGAATGTGCTTTAATATCTTTTGTTGCTAGCGGTGGAGCTAGAATGCAAGAGTCTTTTATTTCTTTAATGCAAATGTCAAGAACTACTTTAGCTTTATCTAAAATTAAAGATAAGCATATTCCTTATATTTCTGTACTAACTAATCCTACTATGGGAGGAGTGTCTGCTAGCATAGGTGTTTTAGGAGATTTAAATATTGCAGAACCAAAATCTTTAATTGGTTTTACTGGACCAAGAGTTATTAAACAAGTTTCAAATAAAATATTGCCTAAAGATTTTCAATCTAGTGAATTTTTAATTGAAAAAGGAACTATTGATATGATTATTAATAGAATTGATATGAGATATAAATTAGCTTGTATTTTATCTAAAATAATGAATATTTCTATTATTAATAATAAAAATCATGAATAA
- the nadE gene encoding ammonia-dependent NAD(+) synthetase, translating to MKMQKKIIKELKTKSIIYPFEEIENCIKFIQNFLLNNKNINALIVGISGGKDSTLVGKLCKKAIKRTKNKNFKLIALRLPYGKQLDEEYCKMALNFINPDIIININIKNSVINSKKSLENAGIKISNYLLGNEKSRERMKVQYTIAGKYNGIVVGTSNASELATGFFTKYGDGGCDISPISHLNTRQVKNLLKYMNCPKKLYSKIPTADLEDDKPGLPDETALGIKYKNIDDFLEGKIIDKKIANKIEYLFIKTKHKRKLPIKCIEN from the coding sequence ATAAAAATGCAAAAAAAAATAATTAAAGAACTAAAAACAAAATCAATTATATACCCTTTTGAAGAAATTGAAAATTGTATTAAGTTTATTCAAAATTTTTTGTTAAATAACAAAAATATTAATGCTTTAATTGTAGGAATAAGCGGAGGAAAAGATTCTACTTTAGTAGGAAAGTTATGTAAAAAAGCAATAAAAAGAACTAAAAATAAAAATTTTAAATTAATAGCATTGAGATTGCCTTATGGAAAACAATTAGATGAAGAATACTGTAAGATGGCATTAAATTTTATTAATCCAGATATAATAATTAATATAAATATCAAGAACTCTGTAATTAATAGCAAAAAATCCTTAGAAAATGCAGGAATTAAGATTTCTAATTATCTATTAGGTAATGAAAAATCAAGAGAAAGAATGAAAGTTCAATATACTATTGCAGGAAAATATAACGGTATAGTTGTAGGTACTAGTAATGCATCAGAACTAGCCACAGGATTTTTTACAAAATATGGTGATGGGGGTTGTGATATAAGCCCGATATCTCATTTAAATACAAGACAAGTAAAAAATCTACTAAAATACATGAATTGTCCTAAAAAATTATATTCTAAAATCCCTACTGCTGATTTAGAAGATGACAAACCAGGATTACCTGATGAAACAGCTTTAGGAATAAAATATAAAAATATAGATGATTTTTTAGAAGGTAAAATAATAGATAAAAAAATAGCAAATAAAATAGAATATCTATTCATTAAAACAAAACACAAAAGAAAACTACCAATAAAATGTATTGAAAATTAA
- the prfA gene encoding peptide chain release factor 1 has product MNISIIKKLDTLLKRYKKIQFMLTKLDNISNRDIFRSLSKEYVQLSSVCNCFIDWKNNEKNILDAKLLLKDNEMYKLAHEDLLISLSRKSIIEQKLQYFLLPKDPLDELSCFIEIRAGTGGNEAAIFAGDLFRMYTRYSELNYWKVKIMNKSEGDKGGFKEIIIKVTGKGASGNLKFESGGHRVQRVPQTESQGRIHTSTCTVAVMPEIPKTERINIVNSDLKIDTFRSSGAGGQHVNTTDSAIRITHLPTGHVVECQDERSQHKNKSKALSILASRIHAAELNKKRMENASMRRNLLGTGDRSDRNRTYNFPQNRITDHRINLTLYCLEEVLQGKMDVLINPIIQEHQADLLASLSD; this is encoded by the coding sequence ATGAATATTTCTATTATAAAAAAATTAGATACATTGTTAAAACGTTATAAAAAAATTCAATTTATGTTAACTAAATTAGATAATATTTCTAATAGAGACATATTTCGTTCATTATCTAAAGAATATGTACAATTATCTTCTGTATGTAATTGTTTTATTGATTGGAAAAATAATGAAAAAAATATTTTAGATGCAAAATTGTTACTTAAAGATAACGAAATGTATAAATTAGCTCATGAAGATTTATTAATATCTTTATCTCGTAAGTCTATTATAGAACAAAAGTTACAATATTTTTTGCTTCCTAAAGATCCTTTAGATGAACTTAGTTGTTTTATAGAAATAAGAGCTGGAACTGGAGGTAATGAAGCTGCTATTTTTGCTGGTGATTTATTTAGAATGTATACTCGTTACTCTGAGCTTAATTATTGGAAAGTTAAAATTATGAATAAAAGCGAGGGCGACAAAGGTGGTTTTAAAGAAATAATTATTAAAGTAACAGGTAAAGGTGCTTCTGGTAATTTAAAATTTGAATCAGGTGGTCATAGAGTGCAACGTGTACCTCAAACTGAATCTCAAGGAAGAATTCATACTTCTACTTGTACTGTTGCTGTAATGCCTGAAATACCTAAAACTGAGAGAATAAATATTGTTAATAGTGATTTAAAAATTGATACTTTTAGATCTTCTGGAGCAGGAGGTCAACATGTAAATACTACAGATTCTGCAATTAGAATAACACATTTACCAACAGGTCATGTGGTTGAATGTCAAGATGAAAGATCACAACATAAAAATAAATCTAAGGCTTTATCTATTTTAGCTTCACGTATTCATGCTGCAGAATTGAATAAAAAACGCATGGAAAATGCTTCAATGAGAAGAAATTTATTAGGTACAGGTGATAGATCAGATAGAAATAGAACATATAATTTCCCTCAAAACAGAATAACAGACCATAGAATTAATTTAACTTTATATTGTTTAGAAGAAGTCCTGCAAGGTAAAATGGATGTTTTGATTAATCCTATTATTCAAGAACATCAAGCAGATTTGTTAGCTTCTCTTTCTGATTAA
- a CDS encoding NADH-quinone oxidoreductase subunit N, with translation MIIQISELISFLPLLILLFTVILLIIFISFYRHHLSVLIISILGLSISGLSLFLIDFNFLYINKFIIFDRSTIFYTSILIFTSITVCFASYNWLSNHNLNSEEFYILLLISILGCMILILSNHMITFFLSMELMSLPIFGLIGYVINNKYSLNSSIKYIILSSVSSSFLLFSIAILYALFGNLNFIILGNILNDITLSEHIIFLLSILMILVSISLKLSLFPFHLWTKDIFEGLSLPVSFYISTLVKFSILIAFLKLLFCIPLYYNREIFYLLYFFAFFSIIIGNIMALFENSIQKIIGYSSISHVGYAISIFISLKNFDLALETIGIYFISYILSSIGFFTIINHISNIYNIPSENYLSYYRGLFWKHPILSLCATFMVFSLLGIPLTVGFIGKFYILMLIINSKFYFLILSIIIGSVLSLYYYLRIIINFYLPISKSVQINNYKHNMKLFSFNNLLLFFLFLIIFIFGIYPKILIDYINLMYNI, from the coding sequence ATGATAATTCAAATTTCAGAATTAATCTCTTTTTTACCATTATTAATTTTATTATTTACTGTTATATTATTAATTATATTTATTTCTTTTTATAGGCATCATTTATCTGTACTAATTATTTCAATATTAGGATTAAGTATTTCTGGTTTATCTTTGTTTCTAATTGATTTTAATTTTTTATATATAAATAAATTTATAATTTTTGACAGATCTACTATATTTTATACTTCAATATTAATATTTACTAGTATCACAGTATGTTTTGCATCTTATAATTGGTTATCAAACCATAATCTTAATTCAGAAGAATTTTATATTTTATTACTTATATCTATTTTAGGTTGCATGATATTGATTTTGTCAAATCATATGATAACATTTTTTTTAAGCATGGAATTGATGTCTTTGCCTATTTTTGGTTTGATTGGGTATGTAATTAATAATAAATATTCATTAAATTCATCTATTAAATATATTATATTATCTTCTGTTTCTTCATCCTTCTTACTTTTTAGCATAGCTATATTATATGCTTTGTTTGGTAATTTAAATTTTATAATTTTAGGTAATATATTAAATGATATTACTTTATCTGAACATATAATATTTTTATTATCTATATTAATGATATTAGTTAGTATTAGTTTAAAATTATCTTTATTTCCTTTTCATCTATGGACTAAAGATATTTTCGAAGGTTTATCTTTACCAGTATCTTTTTATATTTCAACATTAGTTAAATTTTCTATACTTATAGCTTTTTTAAAATTATTATTTTGTATTCCTTTATATTACAACAGAGAAATATTTTATTTGTTATACTTTTTTGCTTTTTTTTCAATTATTATTGGGAATATTATGGCTTTATTTGAAAATAGTATACAAAAAATTATAGGTTATTCTTCTATATCTCATGTTGGATATGCAATTTCTATTTTTATTTCTTTAAAAAATTTTGATCTTGCATTAGAAACTATAGGAATATATTTTATATCTTACATTTTGAGTTCTATAGGTTTTTTTACTATTATTAATCATATATCTAATATATATAATATTCCATCAGAAAATTATTTAAGTTACTATCGTGGTTTATTTTGGAAGCATCCTATTTTATCCTTATGTGCAACTTTTATGGTATTTTCTTTACTTGGTATTCCTTTAACAGTTGGTTTTATTGGAAAATTTTATATTTTAATGTTAATTATAAATTCAAAATTTTATTTTCTAATTTTATCTATTATTATAGGAAGTGTATTATCTTTATACTATTATTTAAGAATAATTATTAATTTTTATTTACCTATTTCTAAATCAGTCCAAATTAATAATTATAAACATAATATGAAATTGTTTTCTTTTAATAATTTATTGTTATTTTTTTTATTTTTGATTATTTTTATTTTTGGTATTTATCCAAAAATATTAATTGATTATATAAATTTAATGTACAATATTTAA
- the sirB1 gene encoding invasion regulator SirB1 encodes MKSFLNINFSKSSLCESIIATSKVIREDFSSESVCIDLIKLVEDAKIYVFSEKNEYKKLEKLLELFYTKWNFGGASGVYNLSDLLWIDYVLKTHQGTAVSLGIILLHIAEKLNLHLVPIIFPTQLILKSNLSSNKNFFLINPLNGEILNNHILEVWLKGNISPTAKLYKNDLNDAKPLSVIRKMLDNLKSALMEEQKMELALNVSNVILQIAPNDPYEIRDRGLIYAQLDCEHVALTDLIYFVENCPDDPISEIIKLQIHAIEQKKILLH; translated from the coding sequence ATGAAATCTTTTTTAAATATAAATTTTTCTAAATCATCTTTATGTGAGTCTATTATTGCTACTTCTAAAGTAATTAGAGAAGATTTCTCTTCTGAGAGTGTTTGTATAGATTTAATTAAACTTGTAGAAGATGCTAAAATATATGTATTTTCAGAAAAAAATGAATATAAAAAATTAGAAAAACTTCTAGAATTATTTTATACTAAATGGAATTTTGGTGGAGCTAGTGGAGTTTATAATTTGTCTGATTTACTATGGATTGATTATGTATTAAAAACACATCAAGGAACAGCTGTTTCATTAGGAATAATTTTATTACATATTGCTGAAAAATTAAATTTGCATTTAGTTCCTATTATATTTCCTACTCAGTTAATTTTAAAATCTAATTTATCATCTAATAAAAATTTTTTTTTAATTAATCCTTTGAATGGAGAGATTTTAAATAATCATATATTAGAAGTTTGGTTAAAAGGAAATATTAGTCCTACTGCTAAATTATATAAAAATGATTTAAATGATGCTAAACCATTATCAGTGATCAGAAAAATGTTAGATAATTTAAAATCTGCATTAATGGAAGAACAGAAAATGGAATTAGCATTAAATGTTAGTAATGTAATTTTACAGATTGCTCCAAATGATCCTTATGAAATTCGTGATAGAGGTTTAATTTATGCTCAATTGGATTGTGAGCATGTTGCTTTAACTGATTTGATTTATTTTGTTGAAAATTGTCCTGATGATCCTATTAGTGAAATAATAAAATTACAAATTCATGCTATTGAACAAAAAAAAATATTATTACATTAA